One part of the Ornithodoros turicata isolate Travis chromosome 2, ASM3712646v1, whole genome shotgun sequence genome encodes these proteins:
- the LOC135385412 gene encoding leucine-rich repeat neuronal protein 3-like isoform X1, whose product MVECVDGASTETAQSYPYRPMKGDRNSLNSRYFFILTFILALKSGALSLSEHPSVCELLCSCRHNGSIVSCSQLSLHDVPQSSLFPPHMEVLNLSRNDISELKPLSWSSLKSLSLEHNKIHSLRPYGFARLFNLEALDLSNNNVGFLDPDALDGLEVLSNLSLVSNQLAQLHHRVFHRVPNLRRLSLRGNPLKYVEPDWFTNLDVLEYLDLRDIQAYSLPDNAFALARKLSELDLSDNDFEEVPRALRSARHLEILRINSNPLSALGVKPLAAMTSLKEIYATSMMNLMSVEDGTFARMPFLEVLDISHCPKLTAIQANVFSNGSFPRKRLKLVNNSLETLETSLQWCSSEVLLLSNNPWNCDCRLEWMRCCSSTLNLKCHAPTNHKGKTIEELRQTDFTCSAGHVLVLTLHSLTVTKLFVVGSAVILVLAILGVGVVYWCRRRSRRTKRFGAVYYLNLQKDARASWKDNSFSVASKSTDDTELVHT is encoded by the exons ATGGTCGAGTGTGTCGATGGGGCATCTACCGAAACTGCGCAATCATATCCATACAGAC cCATGAAGGGAGACCGGAATTCTCTTAACT CTCGCTACTTCTTTATCCTCACCTTCATCCTCGCTCTAAAGAGTGGCGCCCTGAGCCTGAGCGAGCACCCCAGCGTCTGCGAGTTGCTATGTTCCTGCAGACACAACGGAAGCATCGTTTCCTGCTCACAACTAAGCCTTCACGATGTCCCGCAATCCTCGCTTTTTCCTCCTCACATGGAAGTTCTGAACTTGAGCCGTAATGATATAAGTGAGCTCAAGCCTTTGTCGTGGTCATCCTTAAAGTCGCTAAGCCTCGAACACAACAAGATACATTCGCTTCGTCCCTACGGTTTTGCGAGGCTCTTCAACCTGGAAGCCCTGGACCTCAGCAATAATAACGTGGGATTTCTCGACCCAGATGCCTTGGATGGCCTGGAGGTCCTCTCAAACTTGAGCCTGGTGAGTAACCAATTGGCGCAGCTGCATCATAGGGTGTTCCACAGAGTTCCAAATCTGAGGAGACTGTCACTACGCGGCAATCCGTTGAAGTACGTTGAACCTGATTGGTTCACAAACCTTGACGTCTTGGAGTACCTGGACTTACGTGACATACAAGCGTACAGTCTACCCGACAACGCTTTCGCGCTCGCACGCAAGCTGAGTGAGTTGGACCTGTCCGACAATGACTTCGAAGAGGTGCCGCGTGCACTGCGGAGCGCTCGTCATTTAGAAATTCTACGCATAAACTCTAACCCACTGTCCGCACTTGGTGTTAAGCCTCTGGCAGCGATGACAAGCCTGAAGGAAATCTACGCAACTTCGATGATGAACTTGATGAGCGTTGAAGACGGAACGTTCGCACGCatgcccttcttggaagtcctTGACATCAGCCACTGTCCTAAGTTAACAGCAATACAGGCTAATGTGTTTAGTAATGGAAGTTTCCCACGCAAACGTTTAAAGCTGGTGAACAACAGCCTCGAGACTCTGGAGACGTCTCTGCAGTGGTGTTCGAGTGAAGTGCTTCTGTTGAGTAATAATCCATGGAACTGTGACTGCAGGCTCGAATGGATGAGATGCTGCTCTTCGACTTTAAATTTAAA GTGTCATGCGCCGACTAATCACAAAGGAAAGACAATCGAAGAATTACGGCAGACTGACTTCACGTGCTCTGCGGGCCACGTTCTTGTCCTAACCCTCCACAGCTTAACGGTGACCAAGCTCTTTGTTGTTGGCTCTGCAGTTATCCTGGTTCTCGCGATACTTGGCGTTGGAGTCGTTTACTGGTGCCGGAGACGGTCTCGCCGCACAAAGCGTTTCGGCGCCGTTTATTACCTGAATCTCCAGAAGGATGCCCGTGCTTCGTGGAAGGACAACAGCTTCAGTGTCGCCAGTAAATCGACAGACGACACCGAACTTGTTCACACGTAG
- the LOC135385412 gene encoding leucine-rich repeat neuronal protein 3-like isoform X2, with amino-acid sequence MPMKGDRNSLNSRYFFILTFILALKSGALSLSEHPSVCELLCSCRHNGSIVSCSQLSLHDVPQSSLFPPHMEVLNLSRNDISELKPLSWSSLKSLSLEHNKIHSLRPYGFARLFNLEALDLSNNNVGFLDPDALDGLEVLSNLSLVSNQLAQLHHRVFHRVPNLRRLSLRGNPLKYVEPDWFTNLDVLEYLDLRDIQAYSLPDNAFALARKLSELDLSDNDFEEVPRALRSARHLEILRINSNPLSALGVKPLAAMTSLKEIYATSMMNLMSVEDGTFARMPFLEVLDISHCPKLTAIQANVFSNGSFPRKRLKLVNNSLETLETSLQWCSSEVLLLSNNPWNCDCRLEWMRCCSSTLNLKCHAPTNHKGKTIEELRQTDFTCSAGHVLVLTLHSLTVTKLFVVGSAVILVLAILGVGVVYWCRRRSRRTKRFGAVYYLNLQKDARASWKDNSFSVASKSTDDTELVHT; translated from the exons ATGC cCATGAAGGGAGACCGGAATTCTCTTAACT CTCGCTACTTCTTTATCCTCACCTTCATCCTCGCTCTAAAGAGTGGCGCCCTGAGCCTGAGCGAGCACCCCAGCGTCTGCGAGTTGCTATGTTCCTGCAGACACAACGGAAGCATCGTTTCCTGCTCACAACTAAGCCTTCACGATGTCCCGCAATCCTCGCTTTTTCCTCCTCACATGGAAGTTCTGAACTTGAGCCGTAATGATATAAGTGAGCTCAAGCCTTTGTCGTGGTCATCCTTAAAGTCGCTAAGCCTCGAACACAACAAGATACATTCGCTTCGTCCCTACGGTTTTGCGAGGCTCTTCAACCTGGAAGCCCTGGACCTCAGCAATAATAACGTGGGATTTCTCGACCCAGATGCCTTGGATGGCCTGGAGGTCCTCTCAAACTTGAGCCTGGTGAGTAACCAATTGGCGCAGCTGCATCATAGGGTGTTCCACAGAGTTCCAAATCTGAGGAGACTGTCACTACGCGGCAATCCGTTGAAGTACGTTGAACCTGATTGGTTCACAAACCTTGACGTCTTGGAGTACCTGGACTTACGTGACATACAAGCGTACAGTCTACCCGACAACGCTTTCGCGCTCGCACGCAAGCTGAGTGAGTTGGACCTGTCCGACAATGACTTCGAAGAGGTGCCGCGTGCACTGCGGAGCGCTCGTCATTTAGAAATTCTACGCATAAACTCTAACCCACTGTCCGCACTTGGTGTTAAGCCTCTGGCAGCGATGACAAGCCTGAAGGAAATCTACGCAACTTCGATGATGAACTTGATGAGCGTTGAAGACGGAACGTTCGCACGCatgcccttcttggaagtcctTGACATCAGCCACTGTCCTAAGTTAACAGCAATACAGGCTAATGTGTTTAGTAATGGAAGTTTCCCACGCAAACGTTTAAAGCTGGTGAACAACAGCCTCGAGACTCTGGAGACGTCTCTGCAGTGGTGTTCGAGTGAAGTGCTTCTGTTGAGTAATAATCCATGGAACTGTGACTGCAGGCTCGAATGGATGAGATGCTGCTCTTCGACTTTAAATTTAAA GTGTCATGCGCCGACTAATCACAAAGGAAAGACAATCGAAGAATTACGGCAGACTGACTTCACGTGCTCTGCGGGCCACGTTCTTGTCCTAACCCTCCACAGCTTAACGGTGACCAAGCTCTTTGTTGTTGGCTCTGCAGTTATCCTGGTTCTCGCGATACTTGGCGTTGGAGTCGTTTACTGGTGCCGGAGACGGTCTCGCCGCACAAAGCGTTTCGGCGCCGTTTATTACCTGAATCTCCAGAAGGATGCCCGTGCTTCGTGGAAGGACAACAGCTTCAGTGTCGCCAGTAAATCGACAGACGACACCGAACTTGTTCACACGTAG
- the LOC135385412 gene encoding leucine-rich repeat neuronal protein 3-like isoform X3: MFSMSSRYFFILTFILALKSGALSLSEHPSVCELLCSCRHNGSIVSCSQLSLHDVPQSSLFPPHMEVLNLSRNDISELKPLSWSSLKSLSLEHNKIHSLRPYGFARLFNLEALDLSNNNVGFLDPDALDGLEVLSNLSLVSNQLAQLHHRVFHRVPNLRRLSLRGNPLKYVEPDWFTNLDVLEYLDLRDIQAYSLPDNAFALARKLSELDLSDNDFEEVPRALRSARHLEILRINSNPLSALGVKPLAAMTSLKEIYATSMMNLMSVEDGTFARMPFLEVLDISHCPKLTAIQANVFSNGSFPRKRLKLVNNSLETLETSLQWCSSEVLLLSNNPWNCDCRLEWMRCCSSTLNLKCHAPTNHKGKTIEELRQTDFTCSAGHVLVLTLHSLTVTKLFVVGSAVILVLAILGVGVVYWCRRRSRRTKRFGAVYYLNLQKDARASWKDNSFSVASKSTDDTELVHT, translated from the exons ATGTTCTCCATGTCAT CTCGCTACTTCTTTATCCTCACCTTCATCCTCGCTCTAAAGAGTGGCGCCCTGAGCCTGAGCGAGCACCCCAGCGTCTGCGAGTTGCTATGTTCCTGCAGACACAACGGAAGCATCGTTTCCTGCTCACAACTAAGCCTTCACGATGTCCCGCAATCCTCGCTTTTTCCTCCTCACATGGAAGTTCTGAACTTGAGCCGTAATGATATAAGTGAGCTCAAGCCTTTGTCGTGGTCATCCTTAAAGTCGCTAAGCCTCGAACACAACAAGATACATTCGCTTCGTCCCTACGGTTTTGCGAGGCTCTTCAACCTGGAAGCCCTGGACCTCAGCAATAATAACGTGGGATTTCTCGACCCAGATGCCTTGGATGGCCTGGAGGTCCTCTCAAACTTGAGCCTGGTGAGTAACCAATTGGCGCAGCTGCATCATAGGGTGTTCCACAGAGTTCCAAATCTGAGGAGACTGTCACTACGCGGCAATCCGTTGAAGTACGTTGAACCTGATTGGTTCACAAACCTTGACGTCTTGGAGTACCTGGACTTACGTGACATACAAGCGTACAGTCTACCCGACAACGCTTTCGCGCTCGCACGCAAGCTGAGTGAGTTGGACCTGTCCGACAATGACTTCGAAGAGGTGCCGCGTGCACTGCGGAGCGCTCGTCATTTAGAAATTCTACGCATAAACTCTAACCCACTGTCCGCACTTGGTGTTAAGCCTCTGGCAGCGATGACAAGCCTGAAGGAAATCTACGCAACTTCGATGATGAACTTGATGAGCGTTGAAGACGGAACGTTCGCACGCatgcccttcttggaagtcctTGACATCAGCCACTGTCCTAAGTTAACAGCAATACAGGCTAATGTGTTTAGTAATGGAAGTTTCCCACGCAAACGTTTAAAGCTGGTGAACAACAGCCTCGAGACTCTGGAGACGTCTCTGCAGTGGTGTTCGAGTGAAGTGCTTCTGTTGAGTAATAATCCATGGAACTGTGACTGCAGGCTCGAATGGATGAGATGCTGCTCTTCGACTTTAAATTTAAA GTGTCATGCGCCGACTAATCACAAAGGAAAGACAATCGAAGAATTACGGCAGACTGACTTCACGTGCTCTGCGGGCCACGTTCTTGTCCTAACCCTCCACAGCTTAACGGTGACCAAGCTCTTTGTTGTTGGCTCTGCAGTTATCCTGGTTCTCGCGATACTTGGCGTTGGAGTCGTTTACTGGTGCCGGAGACGGTCTCGCCGCACAAAGCGTTTCGGCGCCGTTTATTACCTGAATCTCCAGAAGGATGCCCGTGCTTCGTGGAAGGACAACAGCTTCAGTGTCGCCAGTAAATCGACAGACGACACCGAACTTGTTCACACGTAG
- the LOC135385413 gene encoding leucine-rich repeat neuronal protein 3-like yields MNVVYAITDAMNALLKTTRMRQLIVLMFIALRTTADPTTQDVCASSTCQCVLNGNNSTVVSCVSKSLSQIPGPSSWLQDRNVIGVDFSHNNIVEITRLGPCSSLQSLDLHYNSIREVPPNIFSGLDNLDVLDLGHNNIAEIHTDAFEGLLKLTVLNLTGNFIETIHPDTLSKIPNLKHLSLCGNNLNAVDPLLFHHVRNLEHLDLRMSGLSSLPDNAFEQLSSLNTLELSENEFEVVPTAGLRSARGLKLLHFENNPVVTLTAESFEQVTAIEYLHLSAMPSLTTVEEGTFVGMKSLKFLDLGHNPQLSFIHPGAFYTDPADHSTPLETVYLGYNNLTSLGYPDFNWCSIPVLDLRGNPWNCDCSMTWVQTCRFHSELTVNLRCKEPADVSGLLISQLSVSHLKCPQRSPAVPITTDEEQDHFSLHVFAVMAGLLGLMMALTIALAAFKWRDIKYWIQNRKRVGAVYYVKARTNPSRPTDV; encoded by the exons ATGAACGTCGTTTATGCGATCACTGACGCCATGAATGCGTTACTCAAG ACGACCAGGATGCGCCAGCTCATCGTCTTGATGTTTATTGCACTGCGGACTACTGCTGACCCAACAACGCAAGACGTCTGTGCATCCAGCACATGCCAGTGTGTCCTAAACGGAAACAATTCTACCGTCGTGTCATGTGTCAGCAAGTCCTTGAGTCAAATACCGGGGCCGAGCTCGTGGCTACAAGACAGAAACGTTATTGGCGTGGACTTCAGTCATAACAACATCGTCGAAATCACGCGCCTGGGGCCTTGTTCATCGCTTCAGAGTTTAGATCTTCATTATAACAGCATTCGCGAGGTTCCCCCAAATATTTTCAGTGGCTTGGACAACTTGGACGTCTTGGACTTGGGCCACAACAACATCGCTGAGATTCACACAGATGCATTTGAGGGCTTGTTGAAGTTGACGGTGCTTAATCTAACGGGCAATTTCATCGAGACCATCCACCCCGATACGCTGAGTAAGATACCAAACCTGAAACACTTAAGTCTTTGCGGCAACAACCTGAATGCGGTGGACCCGCTGTTGTTTCATCACGTGAGAAATCTGGAACACCTGGACCTTCGGATGTCGGGTCTGAGCAGCCTACCAGACAACGCTTTTGAACAGTTGTCGTCTCTGAATACGTTAGAACTTTCTGAGAACGAGTTCGAAGTCGTGCCAACAGCTGGCCTACGCAGCGCACGGGGGCTCAAGTTACTGCACTTTGAGAACAACCCTGTGGTGACCCTGACGGCGGAATCCTTCGAGCAG GTGACCGCGATCGAGTACTTGCACCTGTCGGCAATGCCGTCACTCACAACTGTCGAAGAAGGCACCTTCGTTGGCATGAAGAGCCTCAAGTTCCTGGACTTGGGCCATAACCCGCAACTCAGCTTCATTCATCCCGGTGCCTTTTACACAGACCCGGCTGATCATTCCACACCGTTGGAGACTGTTTACTTGGGATACAATAATCTCACCTCACTCGGATATCCTGACTTTAATTGGTGCAGCATCCCAGTCCTGGACCTCAGAGGCAACCCTTGGAACTGTGACTGTTCTATGACATGGGTGCAGACCTGTCGATTCCATTCAGAGCTGACCGTTAATTTAAG ATGTAAGGAGCCAGCGGATGTATCGGGACTTCTAATCTCCCAGCTGAGCGTCAGCCACCTCAAGTGCCCACAGCGAAGCCCTGCTGTTCCGATCACCACAGATGAGGAACAGGACCATTTTTCTTTGCATGTTTTCGCGGTGATGGCTGGTCTTCTTGGCCTGATGATGGCCCTCACTATTGCCCTTGCCGCTTTCAAGTGGAGGGACATCAAATACTGGATACAGAACCGAAAGCGTGTTGGAGCTGTCTATTATGTGAAGGCTCGCACCAATCCTTCTCGACCCACGGATGTGTAA